The genomic DNA CGACCTGCCTGACCGGCCCCACCAACGCCCTGCTCGTCACCTCCCGCCACGCCGAGCGCCACTACACCGCGGCGCTGACCAACGGCGCGACCGCTCTGCTGGTCGGCCTGATCGCCCCCATCACGGTCGCCTTCATGCTCGGCATGCCCGGCGAGTTCATCGCGGTGCTGGCCGGCGTCGCCATGCTGACCCCACTACGGGCGGCTTTCCTCGCGGCCTTCTCCGGCCGCACCTCCACCGGCGCGCTGGTCTGCCTGCTCGTCACCGTCGCCGACCTCACCCTGCTGGGAATCTCGGCGCCGTTCTGGGGCATCGTCATCGGCTGCCTCGTCGCCTGGCTGCTCGACCGCAGTTCCTGAGCCGGGAACCGCTAGCCACGGATCACGTCCGCCAGGCGGCCCAGGGCGGTGCGCAGCCGGGCGTCGTCGAGCCCGCCGACCCCGAGCACGACGCCACCGCGCTCCGAGGCGGTCCAGTAGTCAGCCAGCCCCGCGACCCCGAAGCCCGCCGCTCGGCACCGCGCGACGACGTGCTCCTCCACCGTGCGGTTCGCTACCTCGATGACCGCGTGGAGGCCGCCGTCCATGGGAACGGCCTCCGGCAGCACTTCGCTGACGATCCGGCGGCGGCGCCGGTAGATGCGGCGCATTTTGGCGGTATGCCGACGCAGCCCGTCCTCCGCCATGAAATTCGCCATCGCGTCCTGCACCACCCCCGAGACCGGGGCGGTCGCCGCACCCGCAGCCTCCACGAGGTGCTCCGGGACGATGAGGAACCCCAGGCCCAGCGCGGGGGTCAGCGTCTTGGCGAAGGACCCGAGCAGTACCGCGTGTTCATCGAGGCCGGCCAGCGCGGCGTGGGCGGGGCGCAGCTCCGAGTCGTAGTCGTCCTCGACGATGAGCGCGCCGGAGCCGCGCGCCCACTCGATGAGCTCCAGGCGCCGCGACGCGGGCATCTGCGTGCCGGTGGGATAGAGGTGGTTGGGCATGACCAGGACGACGGAGGGGTTGGCCTCGGCGAGCGCGGTGACCGACATGCCCTCGGCGTCGGCGGCGATGGGCACGACCTCCCGACCGAGCGCGCGCGGCACCGCGTGGAGGGTGGGAAAACCCGGGTCGTCGACGCCGACGGGCCCCTCGGTCACGCCCATGATGGTGCGTAGCCCGTCGCGGGCGCCCGCGGTGATGACGACGTTGTCCGCGGTCACGGAGACCGAACGGGTCAACCGGACATGGTCGGCGATCTGCTGGCGCAGCCGCCGTGACCCGGGGGCCGGGTGCGCCGCGGGTTCGGCGGCGGCCATCCGCCAGGCCGCGCGCCAGGTGTGGGTGGCCAGCTCGCTGGTGTCGGGCACGCCCGGGGCCAGGAGGGTGGCCGCGCTCCGCACCGGCCGCACCGCGGTGCGGGCACGGCGGGCCGGCAGATCGGGGTTGACGCGGGTGCCCCCGCGGTCCGCGACGAGGAAACCCTCTCCGACCAGCTGCTCGTACGCCGTGACGACGGAGCCCCGGGACACCCCCATCTGTTTGGCCAGCGTACGGGTGGATTCCAGGCGGTCGCCGGGACTGAGTGTGCCGTCGTCGAGACGGCCGCGGACCAGGTCGACGATGCGCGCCGGGAGGGACTGGGTCATGTGGTCCAAAATTCCTGTCAGTTTTTGGCCTTCATCGTAGTCCACGGCGTTGCGCACAATGAACCACCATGACTGAAAACTCTGCACCACACGGTTCCCCCCTGGTCAAGCGCGGCCTCGCCGACCACCTCACCGGCGGCGTCATCATGGACGTCGTCACCGCCGAGCAGGCCCGCATCGCCGAGGAAGCGGGCGCCGTGGCCGTCATGGCGCTGGAGCGCGTGCCGGCAGACATCCGCGCCCAGGGCGGCGTAGCCCGCATGTCCGACCCGGACCTCATCGAATCCATCCAGGCCGCCGTCTCCATCCCGGTCATGGCCAAGGTCCGTATCGGCCACTTCGTGGAGGCCCAGATCCTCGAGTCCCTCAACGTCGACTTCGTCGACGAGTCCGAGGTCCTCTCCCCTGCCGACTACGTCAACCACGTCAACAAGCACGACTTCGAGATTCCCTTCGTCTGCGGCGCCACCAACCTGGGCGAGGCCCTGCGCCGCATCGCCGAGGGCGCGGCGATGATCCGCTCCAAGGGCGAGGCCGGCACCGGCGACGTCTCCGAGGCCACCAAGCACATCCGCAACATCACCCGCGAGATCCGCGAGCTCGCCGCCAAGGACGAGGACGAGCTCTACGTCTGCGCCAAGGAACTGCAGGCCCCGCTCGACCTCGTCCGCGAGGTCGCCGCCGCCGGCAAGCTTCCGGTCCCGCTGCTGGTCGCCGGTGGCGTGTCCACCCCGGCCGACGCCGCGATGATGATGCAGCTCGGCGCCGACGGCGTCTTCGTCGGTTCCGGCATCTTCAAGTCCGGCAACCCCGCCGCCCGCGCCAAGGCCGTGGTCGCCGCGACGAAGAACTTCACCGACCCGAAGGCCATCGCCGAGGCCTCCCGCGGCCTCGGCGAGGCCATGGTCGGCATCAACGTCGCCGACCTGCCGGCGCCGCACCGCCTGGCCGAGCGCGGCTGGTAGTCACTCCGTCCTCGAACCGCCGCCCCGACCGCCCCGACCGCCCCGGCGACGCCTCCTGCGTCGCCGGGGCGCCGTCGTCTTCACGGCGGACGTGACGCCCGTGGCGTCGCGCAGCGACTTGTCGATCCCCTTCTTCAGGGCCGCCTCCGACGCCTCCCGCGGGTGAATCGTCGCCCGCATCGCCAGGTAGGCGATCTGGTCGGCGGCCTTGTTCAGGGGATCGCCGGAATGGCCGAGCACCCGCTCGATGCGCAGATCCATCGACTCCTTCGCCGCCTTCCACGCCCGGTGATACTCGCTACGGACACTGCCCCGGATGCCGCCCCGGCGCCGACCGTCGGAGCCCCGCTTGTGCATGCCGGTCGCGGCCGCCAGCGCCCCGGCCGAGTCGCTCTCGATGACCGCCGACTTCGCCCCGACCCGCACCGCGTAGCGCAGCGCCTTCGTCAGCGCCACCATCTCCAGGTCGTCGATGCTCGCCGAGGTGGACCTGGTCTCCACCTCGAAATCCCCCGTCGAGGCCACAAAACACACGCTGCCCGTGGAATGGGTGTCGGAGGAGGCGTCGCAGGAGATCGTCACCGTCTCGACCTGGGTCGCCTCCATCCGGGAATAGCTCGGCAGCCAGCGGGTCTCCGGCGCCGCCGCCCGCGCCTCCTGCTGCCGCCGACGACGCTCCTGACCCGACACCTGGATCGTCGTCGCCTTCCGACGTCGTTGCATGATGCTGTTGGCCCGGCGCACCGCCCGGTTCTGCGGGGAGAAGGACCCCGACACGTCGAAACCGGCCTTCTCCAGCAGGGAACGCAGCGCCATCTGCCGCTTGCCGGTCACCACCCACACGTTGCGGGGCGACAGGCGCAGCCGCTGCAGCTCCTGCTGCAGCGCCTCGACGGCCAGCGGGTCCGGGTCCCGCTTCGCGACCCCGTCCTCCAGCACCGCCCGCTTGCCCTTGCCGCCGTCGACGGCGATGATCCAGCCCTGCTTGTCCGCGTCCTTGCCCGACTTCCACGGCTCCTCCCACATCGCGATCGCGACGTGGACCGGGCGGGCCACCTGCCCGGCGGTCACCTCGCGGGTGGCATAGGTCCGCGAGGACGAACCACCCAACTCACCCAGCGAAATCTTGTCCATGTCCTCCACGGTATCGGTATCCGGGCCGGCGCCTCACATCGGCACTGGTGCCGGTCGTCTTCCAGGCCAGCCCCTCGGCTAGGGCCCGGTGATTTCCATGCCCGCGTCCCGGAGGCGCTCGACGTAGGCCTCGCCCAGCGTCGCCGGCGTCCCCACTCCCGGGGCGCCGGCGCCATCGAGAAGCGAGTACGCGGCCTCGACGATCATGAGCGCGGCGCCCTCGTAGCCGGGGTCCATGTCGAGCCGGACCCGCACGGCCGCGCCGCTGTCGACGTCGGTGGTCGTGACGGTGAAGGAGCCCTTCTCGCGTTGCGCCCGGGACGGTCCCTCCCCCGGTTTCGGCAGGAAGCGGCGCATGATCGCACGCCCCCACTTGCGCCGGATGAGCTGCGCGATCAGAACCAGCCCGAGGGCGAACCCGGCGGTCCGGATGCGGCCGCCGATGCGCTGGTACTCGACGTAGCTGAAGTTCTCCCCGTAGTCGAGCAGCTGCGCGGACCGCCGCACCAGGCGCGTGTTGTAGCCGGCCATGAAGAAGGGCGCGTCCCAGGGCCGGAAACCCGTGGCCACCACCCGCTGATCCGAGCTCTCCCCGGGAGCCAGGGCGAAGGGGGAACGGATCGCCTGCCGACGCTCCGGGGACGAGATCTCTGAACTGGCCGCCTGGTAGGAGTCCAGCATCGAGGCGACAGTGCCGCCGGAGACGCCGCCGTTGAGGTCGGAGATGACCATTTCCACCTCGCCCAGCTCGTCGACCATCCGGCTGAGCTGGAAAACGGCGATGTCGGAGGGGACGGAGTCGAAGCCGGCGGAGTGGATGATCCTCGCGCCGCTGTCGCGGGCGATGTCGTCCAGCTCGACGACACTGTCGTGGACGAACACGACCTCGCCACACAGGTCGACGTAGTCGGTGCCGTTCTCGGCGCAGGCGCGGATCAGGGTGCGGCCGTGGAGGTTGTAGGGCCCGACCGTGGTCAGGACGACCTTCGCCGAGCGTGCCAGCCTGGCCATGGCGTCGGCGTCGGCCGCGTCGGCGACGATCATGGGATAGGGCGCATCGAGCGCGGCCAGCTTCCTCCGGTTGCGCCCGGCCACGGCGATCCGCATGCCGTCGGGGGCGGTCCGGCACACGTAGTCGACGATGAGCTTGCCGACGAAACTCGCGGCCCCGAATATGACGAGGTCATAGGACGGCTGACTGGGCTGTGTCATGCCCTAGATGGTAGGTGCGTTACCCGGGCCTCGCCATCACGGGGCCGTCGCACCGCCGGTGCACAGCCATTGCACAGTCCCGGAACCTCCTGGGCGGGAGGAAATGTAATATGACGCCCCGCAGCTCCCGTCTTC from Corynebacterium guangdongense includes the following:
- a CDS encoding PLP-dependent aminotransferase family protein, translated to MTQSLPARIVDLVRGRLDDGTLSPGDRLESTRTLAKQMGVSRGSVVTAYEQLVGEGFLVADRGGTRVNPDLPARRARTAVRPVRSAATLLAPGVPDTSELATHTWRAAWRMAAAEPAAHPAPGSRRLRQQIADHVRLTRSVSVTADNVVITAGARDGLRTIMGVTEGPVGVDDPGFPTLHAVPRALGREVVPIAADAEGMSVTALAEANPSVVLVMPNHLYPTGTQMPASRRLELIEWARGSGALIVEDDYDSELRPAHAALAGLDEHAVLLGSFAKTLTPALGLGFLIVPEHLVEAAGAATAPVSGVVQDAMANFMAEDGLRRHTAKMRRIYRRRRRIVSEVLPEAVPMDGGLHAVIEVANRTVEEHVVARCRAAGFGVAGLADYWTASERGGVVLGVGGLDDARLRTALGRLADVIRG
- the pdxS gene encoding pyridoxal 5'-phosphate synthase lyase subunit PdxS; translation: MTENSAPHGSPLVKRGLADHLTGGVIMDVVTAEQARIAEEAGAVAVMALERVPADIRAQGGVARMSDPDLIESIQAAVSIPVMAKVRIGHFVEAQILESLNVDFVDESEVLSPADYVNHVNKHDFEIPFVCGATNLGEALRRIAEGAAMIRSKGEAGTGDVSEATKHIRNITREIRELAAKDEDELYVCAKELQAPLDLVREVAAAGKLPVPLLVAGGVSTPADAAMMMQLGADGVFVGSGIFKSGNPAARAKAVVAATKNFTDPKAIAEASRGLGEAMVGINVADLPAPHRLAERGW
- a CDS encoding RNase H family protein, whose protein sequence is MDKISLGELGGSSSRTYATREVTAGQVARPVHVAIAMWEEPWKSGKDADKQGWIIAVDGGKGKRAVLEDGVAKRDPDPLAVEALQQELQRLRLSPRNVWVVTGKRQMALRSLLEKAGFDVSGSFSPQNRAVRRANSIMQRRRKATTIQVSGQERRRRQQEARAAAPETRWLPSYSRMEATQVETVTISCDASSDTHSTGSVCFVASTGDFEVETRSTSASIDDLEMVALTKALRYAVRVGAKSAVIESDSAGALAAATGMHKRGSDGRRRGGIRGSVRSEYHRAWKAAKESMDLRIERVLGHSGDPLNKAADQIAYLAMRATIHPREASEAALKKGIDKSLRDATGVTSAVKTTAPRRRRRRRRGGRGGRGGGSRTE
- a CDS encoding saccharopine dehydrogenase family protein → MTQPSQPSYDLVIFGAASFVGKLIVDYVCRTAPDGMRIAVAGRNRRKLAALDAPYPMIVADAADADAMARLARSAKVVLTTVGPYNLHGRTLIRACAENGTDYVDLCGEVVFVHDSVVELDDIARDSGARIIHSAGFDSVPSDIAVFQLSRMVDELGEVEMVISDLNGGVSGGTVASMLDSYQAASSEISSPERRQAIRSPFALAPGESSDQRVVATGFRPWDAPFFMAGYNTRLVRRSAQLLDYGENFSYVEYQRIGGRIRTAGFALGLVLIAQLIRRKWGRAIMRRFLPKPGEGPSRAQREKGSFTVTTTDVDSGAAVRVRLDMDPGYEGAALMIVEAAYSLLDGAGAPGVGTPATLGEAYVERLRDAGMEITGP